Proteins co-encoded in one Gopherus evgoodei ecotype Sinaloan lineage chromosome 4, rGopEvg1_v1.p, whole genome shotgun sequence genomic window:
- the LOC115651571 gene encoding olfactory receptor 1019-like, protein MGQRNHTLVTEFILLGFTDNVKLQVTLFVVFLLIYLLILMGNLTLVTLIRIDSRLHTPMYFFISNLALLDVGYSTIIIPNTLMTFAERSKVISFTGCTVQFFFFCIAISCECWLLSVMAYDRFMAICSPLLYTIIMSKRFCVLLVLGSYFMSCLNSMVQTAFIFRLSFCDAYINHFFCDLPPLMKLSCSDTRIIDIVHFTCATMLVSTTILIILISYIYIVVTILRINSAKDQRKAFSTCASHLTAVTIFYGTGSFMYLRPSSKSSMDQDKIISVFYTLVIPMVNPLIYSLRNKEVKEAFRRIRERKVFSL, encoded by the coding sequence ATGGGACAGAGAAATCATACTCTGGTGACTGAGTTCATCTTGTTGGGATTCACAGACAATGTGAAGCTGCAGGTCACTCTCTTTGTAGTGTTTCTGTTGATCTACTTGCTGATCCTAATGGGGAACCTCACCTTGGTCACCTTAATCAGGATTGACTCCCGACTTCACACCCCTATGTACTTTTTCATCAGCAACTTGGCCCTCTTAGATGTCGGCTACTCCACCATCATAATTCCCAACACGCTGATGACCTTTGCAGAAAGGAGCAAGGTCATTTCATTCACTGGATGCACTGTGCAGTTTTTCTTCTTCTGCATCGCCATCTCTTGCGAATGCTGGCTGTTGAGTGTGATGGCGTATGATCGCTTTATGGCTATCTGCAGCCCATTGCTCTACACTATCATCATGTCCAAGCGGTTCTGCGTTCTGTTGGTGCTGGGATCGTACTTTATGAGCTGTCTGAATTCAATGGTGCAAACTGCATTTATATTCCGTTTGTCCTTCTGTGATGCTTATATTAATCATTTCTTCTGCGATTTGCCCCCTCTTATGAAGTTATCCTGCTCTGACACCCGCATCATAGACATTGTTCATTTCACCTGTGCAACGATGCTGGTATCAACTACCATCCTGATTATCCTCATCTCCTATATATACATTGTGGTCACTATCCTAAGGATCAACTCTGCTAAGGACCAAcgcaaagccttctccacctgcgccTCCCACCTGACAGCTGTCACCATCTTCTACGGAACAGGCTCTTTCATGTATTTACGGCCTAGTTCAAAGTCTTCCATGGATCAGGACAAAATCATCTCTGTGTTTTATACCCTGGTGATCCCCATGGTGAACcccctgatctacagcctgaggaataaAGAAGTCAAAGAGGCCTTCAGGAGGATAAGAGAGAGGAAGGTTTTTTCTCTGTAA
- the LOC115651231 gene encoding olfactory receptor 1020-like yields MAHGNHTGVSVFILLGFKGSRSLQAVLFGMFLLIYSMSLAGNLSMISLIRIETRLHTPMYFFLSNLSLVDITYSSIIAPKALVNFLAERKVISFAGCATQFFFHSFSVNSEASLLAVMAYDRFIAICKPLMYMLIMSRKVCVQLVAASYIYASINAIVHTGSLFSLSFCGPNIIDHFFCDISPLQKLSCSDTRMGNTVHFVFASVAALSTIPVIIVSYISIMVTILRIHSNEGRRKAFSTCTSHLTAVSIQYGALFFMYLRPTSRNSSEYDKMVAIFYISLVIPMLNPLIYSLRNKEVKDALRKTIYQKIIFH; encoded by the coding sequence ATGGCGCATGGCAATCACACTGGAGTCTCAGTGTTCATCCTTCTAGGATTCAAAGGCAGTAGATCACTGCAAGCTGTTCTCTTTGGGATGTTTTTGCTTATCTACAGCATGAGCCTAGCGGGGAACCTCAGCATGATCTCTTTAATCAGGATCGAGACGCGGCTAcacacccccatgtatttttTCCTCAGCAACTTGTCCCTTGTAGACATCACTTACTCTTCCATTATTGCCCCTAAGGCACTGGTGAACTTCTTAGCAGAGAGGAAAGTCATTTCCTTTGCTGGGTGTGCCACGCAATTTTTCTTTCACTCCTTCTCCGTGAACTCTGAGGCTTCTCTTCTGGCTGTGATGGCGTATGATCGCTTCATAGCTATATGCAAGCCACTGATGTACATGCTCATTATGTCCAGGAAAGTCTGTGTTCAGCTGGTAGCGGCATCATACATTTATGCCTCCATTAATGCCATTGTGCACACAGGCTCTTTGTTCAGCCTGTCCTTCTGTGGTCCCAATATCATTGACCACTTTTTCTGTGACATTTCCCCACTCCAGAAACTCTCCTGCTCTGACACTCGCATGGGTAACACTGTGCATTTCGTCTTTGCCTCCGTAGCTGCATTAAGTACTATCCCGGTCATCATCGTTTCCTACATTTCTATCATGGTGACCATCTTGCGGATCCACTCCAACGAGGGCAGAaggaaagccttctccacctgcacctcccactTGACAGCTGTGTCCATACAGTATGGGGCTCTGTTCTTTATGTACTTACGACCCACATCCAGGAACTCATCAGAGTACGACAAAATGGTGGCCATTTTCTATATTTCCCTTGTGATCCCCATGTTGAACCCcttgatctacagcctgaggaacaaggaggtgaaggaTGCCTTGAGGAAGACAATATAccagaaaattatttttcactgA